Part of the Sulfolobales archaeon genome, TTAGAGAAATACTGGGTAGAAGTGGATTGCGTGAGATATCTAGAGAAGAGCTTCTGAAGATGAAGATATTTGAAGAGGATTTTGAGAAGGTTTTAGATAAGATCCTTCTATTCTGTGAGAGGAAATCTTATATAGCTGGGTAGGATAATATAGTGAGGCTTCATAATGACGTCAGAGCAGAGTTTTCATCCTAGGATTCGTATTGAAAAGAGAAATGAGAAAGAGCTTATATTCTATCTCGAGGAAAGAGATCTTCATTCACTACCTAATATGATATCTAAACTAGCTCTTCAAAAACCTCATGTAGTTTACGCTGCATACACCATAGATCATCCTCTCATATCTTTTCCTAGAATATCTATAGTAACAGACGGTGAGAGAGATCCTGTGGAAGTTCTCATAGAAGTACTTAGAGAAGCGAAAGAATATGCTGTAAAGCTTAAGAAAGTCTTTGGAGAGATTCTTACTGAGTAAAAATCATATGCTGAATAGATCTATAGATAAGAAGAAACTTGAGAAAATACTTGAAGAAGTACCTGGATTCAGGAA contains:
- a CDS encoding DNA-directed RNA polymerase subunit L; translation: MTSEQSFHPRIRIEKRNEKELIFYLEERDLHSLPNMISKLALQKPHVVYAAYTIDHPLISFPRISIVTDGERDPVEVLIEVLREAKEYAVKLKKVFGEILTE